In one window of Ovis aries strain OAR_USU_Benz2616 breed Rambouillet chromosome 3, ARS-UI_Ramb_v3.0, whole genome shotgun sequence DNA:
- the CRAT gene encoding carnitine O-acetyltransferase isoform X2, whose protein sequence is MENGQQKEKVKPLGLLKPSSLMKVSSRFKAHQDSLPRLPVPPLQQTLDHYLKALQPIVSEEEWTQTKQLVEEFQTAGGVGERLQKGLERRARKMENWLSDWWLKTAYLQYRQPLVIYSSPGVMLPKQDFVDRQGQLRFAAKLIEGVLDFKAMIDNETLPVEYLGGKPLCMNQYYQILSSCRVPGPKQDLVTKFSRTKKPPMHITVVHNYQFFELDVYHSDGTPLTSDQIFTQLEKVWNSSLQTNKEPVGILTSNHRNSWAKAYSTLIKDKVNRESVHSIQRSIFTVCLDAPMPRVSEDTYRSQVAGQMLHGGGSKLNSGNRWFDKTLQFIVAEDGACGLIYEHAAAEGPPIVSLLDHVIEFTKRPELVRSPMVPLPMPKKLRFNITPEIKSDIEKAKQNLSIMIQDLDITVMVFHHFGKDFPKSEKLSPDAFIQMALQLAYYRIYGQACATYESASLRMFHLGRTDTIRSASMDSLTFVKAMDDPSVTEHKKVELLRKAVQAHRAYTDRAIRGEAFDRHLLGLKLQAIEDLVSMPDIFMDTSYAIAMHFNLSTSQVPAKTDCVMFFGPVVPDGYGVCYNPMETHINFSVSAYNSCAETNAVHLAHYLEKALLDMRALLQSHPRAKL, encoded by the exons ATGGAGAACGGGCAGCAGAAAGAGAAG GTGAAGCCCCTGGGCCTCCTCAAGCCCTCCTCCTTGATGAAGGTTTCCAGTCGCTTTAAGGCACACCAGGACTCGCTCCCCCGGCTCCCTGTGCCCCCGCTCCAGCAGACCCTGGACCATTATCTCAAGGCGCTGCAGCCCATCGTGAGCGAGGAAGAATGGACCCAAACCAAGCAGCTGGTGGAAGAGTTTCAGACAGCAGGTGGTGTAGGGGAGCGCCTGCAGAAGGGGCTGGAGCGCAGAGCCAGGAAGATGGAGAACTGG CTGTCCGACTGGTGGCTCAAAACAGCCTACCTCCAGTACCGCCAGCCCCTGGTCATCTACTCCAGCCCTGGTGTGATGCTGCCGAAGCAGGACTTTGTGGATCGGCAGGGCCAGCTCCG GTTCGCTGCCAAATTAATCGAGGGCGTGTTGGATTTCAAGGCCATGATTGACAA CGAGACCCTGCCCGTGGAGTACCTGGGGGGCAAGCCACTGTGCATGAACCAGTACTATCAGATCCTATCGTCCTGCCGTGTGCCGGGCCCCAAGCAGGATTTGGTCACCAAGTTCAGCAGGACCAAGAAGCCGCCTATGCACATCACCGTGGTGCATAACTACCAA TTTTTTGAGTTGGATGTGTACCACAGCGATGGgacacccctgacctcggatcaGATCTTCACACAGCTGGAGAAGGTCTGGAACTCGTCACTGCAAACCAACAAGGAGCCCGTGGGCATCCTCACCTCCAACCACCGTAACTCCTGGGCCAAGGCCTACAGCACCCTCATCAAAG ACAAGGTGAACCGGGAGTCAGTGCACTCCATCCAGAGGAGCATCTTCACCGTGTGCCTGGACGCACCCATGCCTCGGGTCTCGGAAGACACGTACCGCAGCCAGGTGGCGGGCCAGATGCTGCACGGGGGCGGCAGCAAGCTCAACAGTGGCAACCGCTGGTTCGACAAGACACTGCAG TTCATCGTGGCCGAAGACGGTGCCTGTGGGCTCATCTACGAGCATGCGGCGGCCGAGGGACCCCCCATCGTCTCCCTCTTGGACCACGTCATTGAGTTCAC GAAGAGGCCAGAACTCGTGCGGTCTCCCATGGTTCCCCTGCCCATGCCGAAGAAGCTGCGGTTCAACATCACGCCCGAGATAAAGAGCGACATTGAGAAGGCCAAGCAGAACCTCAGCAT catgaTCCAGGACCTGGACATCACGGTAATGGTGTTCCACCACTTTGGAAAGGACTTCCCCAAATCGGAAAAGCTGAGCCCGGATGCCTTCATCCAGATGGCACTGCAGCTGGCCTACTACAG GATCTACGGGCAGGCCTGCGCCACCTACGAAAGCGCCTCTCTGCGCATGTTCCACCTGGGCCGGACCGACACCATCCGCTCGGCTTCCATGGACTCACTGACCTTCGTCAAGGCCATGGATGATCCCAGTGTAACG GAGCACAAGAAGGTGGAGCTGCTGCGGAAGGCCGTGCAGGCCCACCGAGCCTACACCGACCGG GCCATCCGTGGGGAGGCCTTTGACCGGCACCTGCTGGGCCTGAAGCTTCAGGCCATCGAAGACCTAGTGAGTATGCCTGACATCTTCATGGACACCTCCTACGCCATCGCCATGCACTTCAACCTCTCCACCAGCCAG GTCCCTGCCAAGACAGACTGTGTCATGTTCTTTGGGCCCGTGGTGCCAGACGGCTATGGCGTCTGCTATAACCCCATGGAGACACACATCAACTTCTCCGTGTCAGCCTACAACAGCTGTGCCGAGACCAATGCAGTCCACCTGGCGCACTATCTGGAGAAGGCACTCCTGGACATGCGGGCTCTGCTCCAGAGCCACCCCCGGGCCAAGCTCTGA
- the CRAT gene encoding carnitine O-acetyltransferase isoform X1, translating into MLAFAARTVVKPLGLLKPSSLMKVSSRFKAHQDSLPRLPVPPLQQTLDHYLKALQPIVSEEEWTQTKQLVEEFQTAGGVGERLQKGLERRARKMENWLSDWWLKTAYLQYRQPLVIYSSPGVMLPKQDFVDRQGQLRFAAKLIEGVLDFKAMIDNETLPVEYLGGKPLCMNQYYQILSSCRVPGPKQDLVTKFSRTKKPPMHITVVHNYQFFELDVYHSDGTPLTSDQIFTQLEKVWNSSLQTNKEPVGILTSNHRNSWAKAYSTLIKDKVNRESVHSIQRSIFTVCLDAPMPRVSEDTYRSQVAGQMLHGGGSKLNSGNRWFDKTLQFIVAEDGACGLIYEHAAAEGPPIVSLLDHVIEFTKRPELVRSPMVPLPMPKKLRFNITPEIKSDIEKAKQNLSIMIQDLDITVMVFHHFGKDFPKSEKLSPDAFIQMALQLAYYRIYGQACATYESASLRMFHLGRTDTIRSASMDSLTFVKAMDDPSVTEHKKVELLRKAVQAHRAYTDRAIRGEAFDRHLLGLKLQAIEDLVSMPDIFMDTSYAIAMHFNLSTSQVPAKTDCVMFFGPVVPDGYGVCYNPMETHINFSVSAYNSCAETNAVHLAHYLEKALLDMRALLQSHPRAKL; encoded by the exons GTGAAGCCCCTGGGCCTCCTCAAGCCCTCCTCCTTGATGAAGGTTTCCAGTCGCTTTAAGGCACACCAGGACTCGCTCCCCCGGCTCCCTGTGCCCCCGCTCCAGCAGACCCTGGACCATTATCTCAAGGCGCTGCAGCCCATCGTGAGCGAGGAAGAATGGACCCAAACCAAGCAGCTGGTGGAAGAGTTTCAGACAGCAGGTGGTGTAGGGGAGCGCCTGCAGAAGGGGCTGGAGCGCAGAGCCAGGAAGATGGAGAACTGG CTGTCCGACTGGTGGCTCAAAACAGCCTACCTCCAGTACCGCCAGCCCCTGGTCATCTACTCCAGCCCTGGTGTGATGCTGCCGAAGCAGGACTTTGTGGATCGGCAGGGCCAGCTCCG GTTCGCTGCCAAATTAATCGAGGGCGTGTTGGATTTCAAGGCCATGATTGACAA CGAGACCCTGCCCGTGGAGTACCTGGGGGGCAAGCCACTGTGCATGAACCAGTACTATCAGATCCTATCGTCCTGCCGTGTGCCGGGCCCCAAGCAGGATTTGGTCACCAAGTTCAGCAGGACCAAGAAGCCGCCTATGCACATCACCGTGGTGCATAACTACCAA TTTTTTGAGTTGGATGTGTACCACAGCGATGGgacacccctgacctcggatcaGATCTTCACACAGCTGGAGAAGGTCTGGAACTCGTCACTGCAAACCAACAAGGAGCCCGTGGGCATCCTCACCTCCAACCACCGTAACTCCTGGGCCAAGGCCTACAGCACCCTCATCAAAG ACAAGGTGAACCGGGAGTCAGTGCACTCCATCCAGAGGAGCATCTTCACCGTGTGCCTGGACGCACCCATGCCTCGGGTCTCGGAAGACACGTACCGCAGCCAGGTGGCGGGCCAGATGCTGCACGGGGGCGGCAGCAAGCTCAACAGTGGCAACCGCTGGTTCGACAAGACACTGCAG TTCATCGTGGCCGAAGACGGTGCCTGTGGGCTCATCTACGAGCATGCGGCGGCCGAGGGACCCCCCATCGTCTCCCTCTTGGACCACGTCATTGAGTTCAC GAAGAGGCCAGAACTCGTGCGGTCTCCCATGGTTCCCCTGCCCATGCCGAAGAAGCTGCGGTTCAACATCACGCCCGAGATAAAGAGCGACATTGAGAAGGCCAAGCAGAACCTCAGCAT catgaTCCAGGACCTGGACATCACGGTAATGGTGTTCCACCACTTTGGAAAGGACTTCCCCAAATCGGAAAAGCTGAGCCCGGATGCCTTCATCCAGATGGCACTGCAGCTGGCCTACTACAG GATCTACGGGCAGGCCTGCGCCACCTACGAAAGCGCCTCTCTGCGCATGTTCCACCTGGGCCGGACCGACACCATCCGCTCGGCTTCCATGGACTCACTGACCTTCGTCAAGGCCATGGATGATCCCAGTGTAACG GAGCACAAGAAGGTGGAGCTGCTGCGGAAGGCCGTGCAGGCCCACCGAGCCTACACCGACCGG GCCATCCGTGGGGAGGCCTTTGACCGGCACCTGCTGGGCCTGAAGCTTCAGGCCATCGAAGACCTAGTGAGTATGCCTGACATCTTCATGGACACCTCCTACGCCATCGCCATGCACTTCAACCTCTCCACCAGCCAG GTCCCTGCCAAGACAGACTGTGTCATGTTCTTTGGGCCCGTGGTGCCAGACGGCTATGGCGTCTGCTATAACCCCATGGAGACACACATCAACTTCTCCGTGTCAGCCTACAACAGCTGTGCCGAGACCAATGCAGTCCACCTGGCGCACTATCTGGAGAAGGCACTCCTGGACATGCGGGCTCTGCTCCAGAGCCACCCCCGGGCCAAGCTCTGA
- the CRAT gene encoding carnitine O-acetyltransferase isoform X3, whose product MKVSSRFKAHQDSLPRLPVPPLQQTLDHYLKALQPIVSEEEWTQTKQLVEEFQTAGGVGERLQKGLERRARKMENWLSDWWLKTAYLQYRQPLVIYSSPGVMLPKQDFVDRQGQLRFAAKLIEGVLDFKAMIDNETLPVEYLGGKPLCMNQYYQILSSCRVPGPKQDLVTKFSRTKKPPMHITVVHNYQFFELDVYHSDGTPLTSDQIFTQLEKVWNSSLQTNKEPVGILTSNHRNSWAKAYSTLIKDKVNRESVHSIQRSIFTVCLDAPMPRVSEDTYRSQVAGQMLHGGGSKLNSGNRWFDKTLQFIVAEDGACGLIYEHAAAEGPPIVSLLDHVIEFTKRPELVRSPMVPLPMPKKLRFNITPEIKSDIEKAKQNLSIMIQDLDITVMVFHHFGKDFPKSEKLSPDAFIQMALQLAYYRIYGQACATYESASLRMFHLGRTDTIRSASMDSLTFVKAMDDPSVTEHKKVELLRKAVQAHRAYTDRAIRGEAFDRHLLGLKLQAIEDLVSMPDIFMDTSYAIAMHFNLSTSQVPAKTDCVMFFGPVVPDGYGVCYNPMETHINFSVSAYNSCAETNAVHLAHYLEKALLDMRALLQSHPRAKL is encoded by the exons ATGAAGGTTTCCAGTCGCTTTAAGGCACACCAGGACTCGCTCCCCCGGCTCCCTGTGCCCCCGCTCCAGCAGACCCTGGACCATTATCTCAAGGCGCTGCAGCCCATCGTGAGCGAGGAAGAATGGACCCAAACCAAGCAGCTGGTGGAAGAGTTTCAGACAGCAGGTGGTGTAGGGGAGCGCCTGCAGAAGGGGCTGGAGCGCAGAGCCAGGAAGATGGAGAACTGG CTGTCCGACTGGTGGCTCAAAACAGCCTACCTCCAGTACCGCCAGCCCCTGGTCATCTACTCCAGCCCTGGTGTGATGCTGCCGAAGCAGGACTTTGTGGATCGGCAGGGCCAGCTCCG GTTCGCTGCCAAATTAATCGAGGGCGTGTTGGATTTCAAGGCCATGATTGACAA CGAGACCCTGCCCGTGGAGTACCTGGGGGGCAAGCCACTGTGCATGAACCAGTACTATCAGATCCTATCGTCCTGCCGTGTGCCGGGCCCCAAGCAGGATTTGGTCACCAAGTTCAGCAGGACCAAGAAGCCGCCTATGCACATCACCGTGGTGCATAACTACCAA TTTTTTGAGTTGGATGTGTACCACAGCGATGGgacacccctgacctcggatcaGATCTTCACACAGCTGGAGAAGGTCTGGAACTCGTCACTGCAAACCAACAAGGAGCCCGTGGGCATCCTCACCTCCAACCACCGTAACTCCTGGGCCAAGGCCTACAGCACCCTCATCAAAG ACAAGGTGAACCGGGAGTCAGTGCACTCCATCCAGAGGAGCATCTTCACCGTGTGCCTGGACGCACCCATGCCTCGGGTCTCGGAAGACACGTACCGCAGCCAGGTGGCGGGCCAGATGCTGCACGGGGGCGGCAGCAAGCTCAACAGTGGCAACCGCTGGTTCGACAAGACACTGCAG TTCATCGTGGCCGAAGACGGTGCCTGTGGGCTCATCTACGAGCATGCGGCGGCCGAGGGACCCCCCATCGTCTCCCTCTTGGACCACGTCATTGAGTTCAC GAAGAGGCCAGAACTCGTGCGGTCTCCCATGGTTCCCCTGCCCATGCCGAAGAAGCTGCGGTTCAACATCACGCCCGAGATAAAGAGCGACATTGAGAAGGCCAAGCAGAACCTCAGCAT catgaTCCAGGACCTGGACATCACGGTAATGGTGTTCCACCACTTTGGAAAGGACTTCCCCAAATCGGAAAAGCTGAGCCCGGATGCCTTCATCCAGATGGCACTGCAGCTGGCCTACTACAG GATCTACGGGCAGGCCTGCGCCACCTACGAAAGCGCCTCTCTGCGCATGTTCCACCTGGGCCGGACCGACACCATCCGCTCGGCTTCCATGGACTCACTGACCTTCGTCAAGGCCATGGATGATCCCAGTGTAACG GAGCACAAGAAGGTGGAGCTGCTGCGGAAGGCCGTGCAGGCCCACCGAGCCTACACCGACCGG GCCATCCGTGGGGAGGCCTTTGACCGGCACCTGCTGGGCCTGAAGCTTCAGGCCATCGAAGACCTAGTGAGTATGCCTGACATCTTCATGGACACCTCCTACGCCATCGCCATGCACTTCAACCTCTCCACCAGCCAG GTCCCTGCCAAGACAGACTGTGTCATGTTCTTTGGGCCCGTGGTGCCAGACGGCTATGGCGTCTGCTATAACCCCATGGAGACACACATCAACTTCTCCGTGTCAGCCTACAACAGCTGTGCCGAGACCAATGCAGTCCACCTGGCGCACTATCTGGAGAAGGCACTCCTGGACATGCGGGCTCTGCTCCAGAGCCACCCCCGGGCCAAGCTCTGA